In the Pseudomonas sp. ADAK2 genome, one interval contains:
- a CDS encoding cupin-like domain-containing protein has protein sequence MENKNIILLESIDASDAMSFQKNYLMNEKPVILKGMGKDWPAIRRWSADFFRNTYGHVKVPVCYYKTKRQELYKDQTKMTLGEYIYLAERNNAFDNNAELPYLGGWIYHKEFPELLDDIDMTLPCFPDNWLYKLPSSISIPPTNLLIGYQHVSSPLHTDSFFVNSVLTMIVGEKKARLVSPSHTFAVSNGQDLFNSDIANEVLKHGADIFEGAISAGDALYIPPGWWHNVINCGFTIAVQNLHVDTYRFPLFEQQMRGFVLPLLSKIEDLGREAREELFKAEKTLSPPLSHKIGAFVEHEKNYIMFLKKSAKKSEDYLSGYHQ, from the coding sequence TTGGAAAATAAAAATATAATTCTTCTTGAGAGCATTGATGCTAGTGACGCAATGTCATTTCAAAAAAATTACCTCATGAATGAAAAGCCAGTCATTCTAAAAGGAATGGGAAAGGATTGGCCTGCCATTAGGCGCTGGTCTGCAGATTTTTTCAGAAATACTTATGGGCACGTTAAAGTGCCTGTCTGTTACTACAAGACAAAACGGCAAGAACTTTATAAAGACCAAACTAAAATGACTCTGGGAGAATACATATATTTAGCAGAAAGAAATAACGCTTTTGATAATAACGCTGAGTTACCCTATTTGGGTGGATGGATTTATCATAAAGAGTTTCCTGAGCTTCTAGATGATATAGACATGACCCTACCTTGTTTTCCTGATAATTGGTTATACAAACTACCGTCTTCGATTTCAATACCACCGACAAATTTGCTTATCGGCTATCAACATGTATCAAGCCCTCTCCATACAGATTCTTTTTTTGTTAATTCTGTATTAACAATGATTGTGGGTGAAAAAAAAGCACGCTTGGTATCGCCATCTCACACGTTTGCAGTTTCGAATGGACAAGATTTATTTAATTCTGACATTGCTAATGAGGTACTGAAGCACGGTGCCGATATTTTTGAAGGTGCAATATCGGCAGGTGATGCATTATATATTCCCCCTGGTTGGTGGCATAACGTAATCAACTGTGGATTCACTATAGCTGTTCAAAATTTACATGTAGACACTTATAGATTTCCACTTTTTGAACAACAAATGCGTGGATTCGTTCTACCCCTATTAAGTAAAATCGAAGATTTAGGGAGGGAGGCTAGGGAAGAATTATTTAAAGCAGAAAAGACACTATCCCCACCCTTATCTCATAAGATCGGGGCGTTTGTTGAGCATGAAAAAAATTATATTATGTTTCTTAAAAAATCAGCAAAAAAATCTGAAGATTACCTAAGTGGTTATCATCAGTAG
- a CDS encoding DeoR/GlpR family DNA-binding transcription regulator, which translates to MSKRNTPQRRHNILALLNEQGEVSVDELAKRFETSEVTIRKDLAALESNGLLLRRYGGAITMPQELVADLGQPVSKYKQAIARAAVLRIREHARIIIDSGSTTAAMIPELGQQPGLVVMTNSLNVANALSELEHEPVLLMTGGTWDPHSESFQGQVAEQVLRSYDFDQLFIGADGIDLVRGTTTFNELLGLSRVMAEVAREVVVMVEADKIGRKIPNLELPWSSVHTLITDDRLPREARDQIQARGINLILAAVSQEK; encoded by the coding sequence ATGTCAAAGCGCAATACACCTCAACGCCGTCACAACATCCTCGCCTTGCTCAACGAGCAGGGGGAAGTCAGCGTGGACGAATTGGCCAAGCGCTTCGAGACGTCGGAAGTGACGATCCGCAAAGACCTCGCCGCCCTTGAGAGCAATGGCCTGCTGCTGCGCCGTTACGGTGGCGCGATCACCATGCCGCAGGAATTGGTCGCTGACCTTGGTCAACCGGTGTCCAAGTACAAGCAAGCCATCGCTCGCGCCGCCGTGCTGCGGATTCGTGAGCATGCGCGGATCATCATCGACAGCGGCAGCACCACCGCCGCCATGATTCCGGAACTCGGCCAGCAGCCGGGCCTGGTGGTGATGACCAATTCCCTGAATGTGGCCAACGCCCTGAGCGAGTTGGAGCATGAACCGGTGCTGTTGATGACCGGTGGCACCTGGGACCCGCATTCCGAATCCTTTCAGGGGCAAGTCGCCGAGCAGGTACTACGCTCTTACGACTTCGACCAGTTGTTTATCGGTGCCGATGGCATCGATCTGGTCCGTGGCACCACTACCTTCAATGAATTGCTGGGCTTGAGCCGCGTCATGGCCGAAGTCGCCCGGGAAGTGGTGGTAATGGTCGAAGCCGACAAGATCGGCCGCAAGATTCCCAACCTGGAACTGCCCTGGAGCAGCGTCCATACCCTTATTACCGATGATCGCCTGCCACGTGAGGCACGGGATCAGATTCAGGCTCGCGGGATCAATTTGATCCTCGCGGCTGTCAGTCAGGAGAAATAG
- a CDS encoding ABC-F family ATP-binding cassette domain-containing protein, whose translation MTTLLSSQSISYESTFGPLFADISFGLKKGDRIGLIGHNGCGKSSLLRILSGELAATSGTITLSSQCRMARVEQHLPADLNAYTLLEAVINHAPDSLHQYERWQVEALLASLGFDEAAWKLTAGTLSGGQHTRLLLARALIRQPDLLLLDEPSNHLDLPTLLWLENFLKTWGGSFVLVSHDRSLLDNVTNCTWVLRDKTLQFIRLPCTQAREALAEKDTADTHRRQAEQKEIDRVTKSAKRLAIWGSVYDSEKLARKAKQMEKQVDRMKDDQTQVTAGTQWQLRLNGEALTADRLLELSHLQVRPALDAPVLFELDEIRVKCGDRIALVGRNGCGKSSLLHTLWRAFCYPETMEDGVVFHPKVRVGYYDQSLQQLRDDDTLNEALVPFSSLTEDQRKMALISAGFPYLRHQQKVSTLSGGERSRLLFIGLTLANYSLLLLDEPTNHLDMEGKEELAETLKMFSGAVLLVSHDRTLIEHSCNRFWLIDKHRLRDWHALAPVYANLANAHVPAMLAAPLQDERSFVLPETEELLLATLLDLESKLEEDLARKVKHQKPELQREWQQQIAQLGVLLDLG comes from the coding sequence ATGACTACCTTACTTTCCTCACAATCTATCAGTTACGAAAGTACCTTTGGCCCTTTGTTCGCTGATATTTCCTTCGGCCTTAAAAAAGGTGACCGCATCGGCCTGATTGGTCATAACGGTTGTGGCAAAAGTAGCTTGTTGAGAATCCTCAGCGGCGAGCTCGCTGCCACTTCCGGCACCATTACCCTGTCAAGCCAATGCCGGATGGCACGGGTTGAGCAGCATCTGCCCGCCGACCTGAATGCTTACACACTCCTCGAGGCGGTAATCAACCATGCTCCAGACAGTTTGCATCAATACGAACGCTGGCAGGTCGAAGCGCTGCTGGCCAGTTTGGGGTTTGATGAAGCTGCTTGGAAACTGACCGCCGGAACGCTCAGCGGAGGGCAGCACACGCGCCTTCTGCTGGCCCGTGCACTGATCCGACAGCCGGACTTATTGTTGTTGGACGAACCCAGTAACCATTTAGATCTGCCGACGTTACTTTGGCTTGAGAACTTTCTGAAAACCTGGGGGGGCAGCTTTGTCTTGGTATCCCATGACCGCAGTCTTTTAGATAACGTCACCAACTGCACCTGGGTATTGCGCGACAAGACCCTGCAATTTATTCGACTACCCTGCACGCAGGCGCGTGAAGCTCTAGCAGAGAAAGATACTGCAGATACCCACCGCCGTCAGGCCGAGCAAAAAGAGATTGACCGAGTTACGAAAAGCGCTAAACGGCTGGCAATCTGGGGCAGCGTCTACGATAGCGAGAAGCTGGCGCGCAAAGCCAAACAAATGGAGAAACAGGTCGACCGGATGAAGGATGATCAAACTCAGGTCACTGCCGGTACTCAGTGGCAGTTGCGTCTTAATGGCGAAGCGTTAACAGCCGACCGGTTGTTAGAGCTATCTCATTTGCAGGTTCGACCTGCGTTAGATGCGCCAGTGCTGTTCGAACTGGACGAAATCCGGGTTAAATGCGGTGACCGGATTGCACTGGTCGGCCGCAACGGCTGTGGTAAATCTTCACTCCTGCATACGTTATGGCGAGCCTTCTGCTATCCAGAGACAATGGAGGATGGCGTGGTATTCCACCCGAAAGTACGCGTCGGTTACTATGATCAGAGCCTGCAGCAGCTGCGTGATGATGACACCTTAAACGAAGCACTTGTCCCTTTTTCATCGCTTACAGAAGACCAGAGGAAAATGGCACTAATTAGTGCCGGTTTCCCGTACCTGCGCCATCAACAAAAGGTGAGCACCCTGAGCGGCGGCGAGCGTTCACGGTTGTTGTTTATCGGTCTCACACTGGCAAACTATTCGTTGTTGTTGCTTGATGAGCCGACTAACCACCTAGATATGGAAGGCAAAGAGGAACTGGCGGAAACGCTGAAGATGTTCAGCGGCGCTGTATTGCTGGTTTCTCACGACCGCACACTGATTGAGCACAGCTGTAATCGTTTCTGGTTAATAGATAAACATCGGCTAAGAGACTGGCACGCGCTAGCGCCAGTGTATGCCAATCTGGCAAATGCTCATGTGCCCGCCATGTTAGCCGCGCCGTTACAGGATGAACGATCGTTTGTATTGCCAGAAACAGAAGAACTCCTACTGGCGACTCTGTTGGATCTGGAAAGTAAACTGGAGGAGGACCTAGCTCGAAAAGTCAAGCACCAGAAGCCTGAGTTACAGCGCGAGTGGCAGCAACAGATTGCTCAGCTCGGCGTTCTGCTAGATTTAGGGTAG
- a CDS encoding F0F1 ATP synthase subunit epsilon: protein MAMTVHCDIVSAEGEIFSGLVEMVIAHGALGDLGIALGHAPLITNLKPGPIRLIKQGGETEVFYISGGFLEVQPNMVKVLADTVQRAADLDEASAQEAVKAAEKALHERGAEFDYGSAAARLAEATAQLRTVQQIRKKFGGG from the coding sequence ATGGCTATGACAGTCCATTGCGATATCGTCAGCGCGGAAGGAGAAATCTTTTCCGGCCTGGTCGAGATGGTGATTGCGCACGGTGCACTGGGTGATCTTGGTATCGCCCTGGGTCACGCGCCGCTGATCACTAATCTCAAGCCGGGCCCGATCCGCCTGATCAAGCAGGGCGGGGAAACCGAGGTGTTTTACATCTCCGGTGGTTTCCTCGAGGTTCAGCCGAACATGGTCAAGGTTCTTGCCGACACCGTGCAACGTGCTGCCGACCTGGATGAAGCCTCCGCTCAGGAAGCCGTTAAGGCTGCCGAGAAGGCCTTGCATGAACGTGGCGCGGAATTCGATTACGGTTCTGCTGCTGCACGTCTGGCCGAGGCGACAGCTCAGCTGCGCACCGTCCAGCAGATCCGCAAGAAGTTCGGCGGCGGTTAA
- the glmS gene encoding glutamine--fructose-6-phosphate transaminase (isomerizing), which translates to MCGIVGAVAERNITAILLEGLKRLEYRGYDSAGVAVFTNDGILDRLRRPGKVSELDQALAETPLVGRLGIAHTRWATHGAPCERNAHPHFSGQNLAVVHNGIIENHEALREQLKAQGYVFTSDTDTEVIAHLLAHKLKDLHDLTVALKATVKELHGAYGLAVISADQPDRLVAARSGSPLVIGLGLGENFLASDQLALRQVTDRFMYLEEGDIAEIRRDSVQIWDIDGKVVEREAVQYGDNAESAEKGEYRHFMLKEIHEQPTVVQRTLEGRLSQQQVLVQAFGPEAPELFAKVRNVQIVACGTSYHAGMVARYWLEELAGIPCQVEVASEFRYRKVVVQPDTLFVTISQSGETADTLAALRNAKELGFLASLAICNVGISSLVRESDLTLLTQAGREIGVASTKAFTTQLVGLLLLTLSLGQVRGTLAKGVEATLVEELRRLPTRLGEALAMDSTVEKIAELFADKNHTLFLGRGAQYPVAMEGALKLKEISYIHAEAYPAGELKHGPLALVDNDMPVVTVAPNNELLEKLKSNLQEVRARGGELIVFADEKAGMTNGEGTHVVQMPHIHDILSPILYTIPLQLLSYYVAVLKGTDVDQPRNLAKSVTVE; encoded by the coding sequence ATGTGTGGAATTGTCGGCGCCGTCGCAGAACGTAACATCACCGCCATCCTGCTCGAAGGGCTCAAACGCCTGGAATACCGTGGTTATGACAGCGCCGGTGTGGCGGTTTTCACCAATGACGGGATCCTTGATCGCCTGCGCCGTCCGGGCAAGGTCAGCGAGCTGGATCAGGCCCTGGCCGAGACGCCGCTGGTCGGTCGCCTGGGCATCGCCCACACCCGTTGGGCCACCCATGGCGCCCCTTGTGAACGCAACGCTCACCCGCACTTCTCCGGGCAGAACCTGGCCGTCGTGCACAACGGCATCATCGAGAACCACGAAGCCCTGCGTGAGCAATTGAAGGCTCAGGGTTACGTGTTCACCTCAGACACCGACACCGAAGTCATTGCCCACCTGCTGGCGCATAAACTCAAGGATCTGCATGATCTGACCGTGGCCCTCAAGGCGACTGTCAAAGAGTTGCACGGTGCTTACGGCCTGGCGGTGATCAGCGCCGACCAACCGGATCGCCTGGTCGCCGCCCGCAGTGGCAGCCCGCTGGTGATCGGTCTGGGCCTGGGGGAAAACTTCCTCGCCTCCGATCAACTGGCCCTGCGTCAGGTGACCGACCGCTTCATGTACCTCGAAGAAGGCGATATCGCCGAGATTCGCCGCGACAGCGTGCAGATCTGGGACATTGACGGCAAAGTCGTTGAGCGTGAAGCGGTGCAATACGGTGACAATGCCGAATCCGCCGAAAAGGGCGAGTACCGCCACTTCATGCTCAAGGAAATCCACGAGCAACCTACGGTCGTGCAACGCACGCTGGAAGGGCGTCTGAGCCAGCAACAAGTTTTGGTGCAAGCCTTCGGTCCAGAGGCGCCCGAGTTGTTCGCCAAGGTTCGCAATGTGCAGATCGTCGCCTGCGGCACCAGCTACCACGCCGGTATGGTTGCCCGTTACTGGCTCGAAGAGCTGGCCGGCATTCCGTGCCAGGTCGAGGTCGCCAGCGAATTCCGTTACCGCAAAGTGGTGGTGCAACCCGACACCCTGTTCGTGACCATTTCCCAGTCCGGTGAAACCGCCGACACCCTGGCCGCGCTACGCAATGCCAAGGAACTGGGCTTTCTCGCCAGCCTGGCGATCTGCAACGTCGGCATCAGCTCGCTGGTGCGTGAATCCGACCTGACCCTGCTGACCCAGGCCGGTCGCGAAATCGGCGTGGCCTCGACCAAAGCCTTCACCACTCAGCTGGTCGGTCTGCTGTTGCTGACCCTGTCCCTCGGTCAGGTACGTGGCACATTGGCCAAAGGCGTCGAAGCCACCCTGGTCGAAGAACTGCGTCGCCTGCCAACCCGTCTGGGCGAAGCCCTGGCCATGGACAGCACCGTGGAAAAAATCGCCGAGCTGTTCGCCGACAAGAACCACACCTTGTTCCTTGGTCGTGGCGCGCAGTATCCAGTGGCGATGGAAGGCGCTCTGAAACTTAAAGAGATCTCCTATATCCACGCCGAAGCCTACCCGGCCGGCGAACTGAAACACGGCCCGCTGGCGCTGGTGGATAACGACATGCCAGTGGTCACCGTGGCGCCGAACAACGAATTGCTGGAGAAGTTGAAATCCAACCTCCAGGAAGTCCGCGCCCGGGGCGGCGAGCTGATTGTCTTCGCTGACGAAAAGGCTGGCATGACCAATGGCGAAGGCACTCACGTGGTGCAGATGCCGCACATCCACGACATCCTGTCGCCGATCCTCTACACCATCCCGTTGCAGCTGCTGTCGTACTACGTCGCGGTGTTGAAAGGCACGGACGTTGATCAGCCGCGCAACCTGGCGAAGTCGGTGACGGTGGAATAA
- the glmU gene encoding bifunctional UDP-N-acetylglucosamine diphosphorylase/glucosamine-1-phosphate N-acetyltransferase GlmU, whose product MSLEIVILAAGQGTRMRSALPKVLHPIAGNSMLGHVIHSARQLDPQGIHVVIGHGADAVRERLAADDLNFVLQDKQLGTGHAVAQAVPFIKSDTVLILYGDVPLIEVETLQRLLKQVAPQQLGLLTVELDDPTGYGRIVRDADGKVTAIVEQKDANEAERKITEGNTGILAVPFERLGDWMSRLSNNNAQGEYYLTDVIAMAVSDGLVVATEQPVDAMEVQGANDRKQLAELERHYQLRAGRRLMAQGVTLRDPARFDVRGEVTVGRDVLIDINVILEGNVVIEDDVVIGPNCVIKDSTLRKGVVIKANSHIEGAILGEGSDAGPFARLRPGTVLEARAHVGNFVELKNAHMGEGAKAGHLTYLGDAEIGARTNIGAGTITCNYDGANKWKTVLGEDVFIGSNNSLVAPVDISSGATTAAGSTITQNVDNAQLAVGRARQKNIDGWKRPEKIKQS is encoded by the coding sequence ATGTCTCTTGAAATCGTAATCCTCGCTGCCGGCCAAGGCACGCGCATGCGCTCGGCGTTGCCCAAGGTGTTGCACCCGATTGCCGGCAACTCAATGCTGGGCCATGTTATCCACAGCGCCAGGCAACTCGATCCGCAGGGCATCCATGTCGTGATCGGCCATGGCGCCGATGCGGTGCGTGAACGTCTGGCTGCGGATGATCTGAATTTCGTGCTGCAGGACAAGCAACTGGGCACCGGGCATGCGGTGGCGCAGGCCGTCCCGTTCATCAAGTCCGACACCGTGCTGATCCTTTACGGCGACGTGCCACTGATCGAAGTCGAGACCCTGCAACGCCTGCTCAAGCAGGTGGCACCGCAGCAACTGGGCTTGCTCACCGTCGAACTGGATGACCCGACCGGTTACGGCCGTATCGTGCGTGATGCCGACGGCAAGGTCACGGCCATCGTCGAGCAGAAAGACGCTAACGAAGCCGAGCGCAAGATCACCGAAGGCAACACCGGGATTCTGGCGGTACCGTTTGAGCGTCTGGGCGACTGGATGAGCCGGCTCTCCAACAACAACGCTCAGGGCGAGTACTACCTGACCGACGTGATTGCCATGGCGGTTAGTGATGGTCTGGTGGTGGCCACCGAACAACCGGTTGATGCCATGGAAGTGCAGGGTGCCAACGATCGCAAGCAACTCGCCGAGCTTGAGCGTCACTATCAGTTGCGCGCCGGTCGTCGCTTGATGGCCCAGGGCGTGACCCTGCGCGATCCGGCCCGTTTCGATGTGCGCGGTGAGGTCACCGTCGGCCGCGATGTGCTGATCGACATCAACGTGATCCTCGAAGGCAACGTGGTGATCGAAGACGACGTGGTCATCGGTCCGAACTGTGTGATCAAGGACAGCACCCTGCGCAAAGGCGTGGTGATCAAGGCCAACAGTCATATCGAAGGCGCGATTCTGGGCGAGGGCAGCGATGCCGGCCCGTTCGCGCGTTTGCGTCCTGGCACCGTGCTGGAGGCGCGCGCCCATGTGGGTAACTTTGTCGAACTGAAGAACGCGCATATGGGCGAGGGTGCCAAGGCCGGTCACCTGACTTACCTGGGCGATGCCGAAATCGGCGCGCGCACCAACATTGGTGCCGGCACCATCACCTGCAACTACGACGGCGCCAACAAGTGGAAAACCGTGTTGGGTGAAGATGTGTTTATCGGTTCCAACAATTCGTTAGTGGCGCCTGTGGATATCTCGTCGGGTGCAACCACCGCGGCCGGTTCAACTATTACGCAGAATGTGGATAACGCGCAGTTGGCCGTCGGCCGGGCACGGCAGAAGAACATCGATGGCTGGAAGCGGCCGGAGAAAATCAAGCAGAGCTGA
- a CDS encoding MFS transporter, translating into MGALNFFKNKNDNLYYSLSIFMNLDVQRSLFVLYLLQLGITQGEIGILQSFLFFSSVALEIPSGLLADRYGRKISLIIGFLGLFISGIGFLLFSSFIPFAIIFCLFGASIAMGSGSDRALLYDNLLAENRAEEYPKILSRARAIGAVSLGLSMLLGGVLQDTWSWNTVYIFFAISKLVGAIVVTLIPEIKLPSISLNANKISVMSDKKTEGIFTLLINFFRSKKGAFLMPLFIGYALFELSTIPLFIYGQPFFSMQGLEVPIIAGIYAAVEAISAGMFVAAGFICTRFSLGIIAFTTTVVVTFLLFILSLNIGIITSVVTFLLIMSLPAIYETSYETYIHDNVESRIRASCLSVANLVNSVIIGISYTVFGGLLDLYGFSLTLIIVAATCFVGLFGVGTTLLLGGQKVHLKKQEA; encoded by the coding sequence ATGGGCGCATTAAATTTTTTCAAAAATAAGAACGATAACTTATATTATTCCTTGTCGATTTTTATGAATTTGGATGTTCAGAGAAGTTTGTTTGTGCTTTACTTGCTGCAACTTGGCATCACACAAGGAGAGATAGGTATTCTTCAATCGTTTCTATTCTTTTCTTCCGTAGCGTTAGAAATTCCATCTGGTTTACTCGCAGATCGATATGGTCGAAAAATCTCTCTTATAATCGGTTTTTTAGGGTTATTTATAAGTGGTATTGGTTTTTTGCTGTTTTCATCTTTTATTCCTTTCGCAATTATATTTTGCTTATTCGGCGCTAGTATTGCTATGGGCTCCGGTTCAGACAGGGCGTTATTGTATGATAACTTACTAGCTGAAAATCGAGCAGAAGAGTATCCTAAAATATTATCGCGTGCCCGTGCCATTGGTGCTGTGTCATTAGGTTTGTCTATGCTATTGGGTGGCGTATTACAAGACACTTGGTCTTGGAATACTGTATATATTTTCTTTGCGATATCAAAGCTTGTTGGCGCTATTGTTGTAACACTCATTCCCGAAATCAAGCTCCCGTCTATTTCACTGAACGCCAATAAAATAAGCGTCATGAGCGACAAAAAAACAGAGGGGATTTTTACTTTATTAATTAATTTTTTCCGCTCTAAAAAAGGCGCTTTTCTTATGCCTTTATTTATTGGGTATGCCTTATTCGAACTTTCAACAATCCCTTTGTTTATTTATGGGCAGCCATTTTTTTCCATGCAAGGCTTAGAGGTCCCTATCATTGCTGGTATTTATGCTGCCGTTGAAGCTATATCTGCTGGCATGTTTGTGGCTGCCGGCTTTATATGTACTAGATTCTCTCTCGGTATCATTGCTTTCACTACTACTGTTGTTGTTACTTTTCTTCTTTTCATTTTGTCATTGAATATTGGAATCATTACTTCAGTTGTCACTTTTCTGTTAATCATGTCGCTCCCCGCCATCTATGAGACCTCATATGAAACCTATATTCATGATAATGTTGAGTCACGTATCCGAGCATCTTGCCTCTCTGTAGCAAACCTAGTTAACTCAGTTATTATCGGCATCTCCTATACTGTTTTCGGTGGACTATTAGACCTATATGGTTTCTCGTTGACTTTGATTATAGTTGCAGCCACTTGTTTTGTTGGCTTATTTGGCGTAGGTACAACATTGCTGTTAGGTGGGCAAAAAGTCCATTTGAAAAAACAAGAAGCTTAA
- a CDS encoding HesA/MoeB/ThiF family protein, producing the protein MLKKESLWVLRGDVVILSDDNQLKLITENGIKSIKPPNSDTAKLLHLLSTVGVAVEVDKEPDGSLLRKLKDANLIHTAPPYGMTPLQTMQWSWNEAVAPNQEMSQQLKNSSIVVVGCGGTGALVAQSLAGSGVGSFVLIDFDKVSMNNLNRQFVFGAHDIGQYKADILAQRLIENQKVVDATSVIAEITSSKQLAKLAKGADLIICCADEPKGAIQSYVANAAVKAGTSALFGAVGINNGILGPLLRERSSFQAYLRWIREVRSVCKKTIVPARFPSNGITNSIVANLIAWEAFQYLAKMGPSKTDACTLNLNFNSFEFTKKQVFE; encoded by the coding sequence TTGCTTAAAAAAGAAAGCCTGTGGGTATTACGTGGTGATGTTGTTATCCTTAGTGATGACAATCAACTTAAGCTGATCACAGAGAATGGCATAAAAAGTATCAAGCCCCCTAATTCAGATACTGCGAAATTACTTCATCTACTGAGTACAGTAGGCGTAGCAGTAGAAGTTGATAAAGAGCCAGACGGAAGCCTTCTTCGGAAACTAAAAGATGCTAATCTCATTCATACTGCCCCGCCTTATGGGATGACGCCGTTACAGACTATGCAATGGTCGTGGAATGAAGCTGTTGCACCAAATCAAGAAATGAGTCAGCAGCTAAAAAACTCATCCATAGTAGTTGTTGGATGCGGTGGTACAGGAGCTTTAGTTGCACAAAGCCTTGCCGGTTCAGGTGTGGGGTCTTTTGTTTTGATTGATTTTGACAAGGTGAGCATGAACAATCTTAATCGTCAATTTGTTTTTGGTGCACACGATATTGGTCAATATAAAGCAGATATACTTGCTCAGCGATTAATAGAAAATCAAAAAGTAGTAGACGCTACATCCGTTATAGCTGAGATAACGTCTAGTAAACAGTTGGCGAAGTTAGCGAAGGGCGCGGATTTAATAATCTGTTGCGCTGACGAACCTAAAGGAGCTATTCAAAGTTACGTCGCTAACGCAGCAGTAAAAGCAGGCACATCGGCGCTGTTCGGTGCCGTTGGTATTAACAACGGTATACTTGGGCCGCTTCTTAGAGAGAGATCTTCATTTCAGGCCTATCTACGCTGGATTAGAGAGGTGCGCAGCGTTTGTAAAAAAACAATTGTTCCTGCACGTTTTCCGTCCAATGGAATAACAAATTCCATTGTTGCTAACCTTATCGCGTGGGAAGCTTTTCAGTATTTGGCAAAAATGGGGCCTTCAAAAACAGATGCATGTACCTTGAACTTAAATTTCAATTCTTTTGAATTTACAAAAAAACAGGTATTTGAATAA